In one Dama dama isolate Ldn47 chromosome 5, ASM3311817v1, whole genome shotgun sequence genomic region, the following are encoded:
- the GOSR2 gene encoding Golgi SNAP receptor complex member 2 isoform X1 yields the protein MEPLYQQTHKHVHEIQSHMGRLETADKQSLHLVENEIQASIDQIFSQLERLEILSSKEPPHKRQNAKLRVDQLKYDVQHLQTALRNFQHRRYAREQQERQREELLSRTFTTNDSDTTIPMDESLQFNSSLQKIHHGMDDLIGGGHSILAGLRAQRLTLKGTQKKILDIATMLGLSNTVMRLIEKRAFQDKYFMIAGMLLTCVVMFLVVQYLT from the exons ATGGAGCCGCTGTACCAGCAAACGCACAA GCATGTCCATGAAATCCAGTCTCACATGGGACGCCTGGAGACGGCAGACAAGCAGTCTCTGCACT TAGTAGAAAATGAAATCCAAGCAAGCATAGACCAGATATTCAGCCAACTAGAGCGTCTGGAGATTTTGTCCAGCAAGGAGCCCCCCCACAAAAGACAGAATGCCAAACT CCGTGTCGACCAGTTAAAGTACGACGTCCAGCACCTGCAGACTGCTCTTCGAAACTTCCAGCACCGGCGGTATGCACGTGAGCAGCAGGAGAGACAGCGAGAGGAGCTTCTATCTCGCACCTTCACCACGAAC GACTCTGACACCACCATACCAATGGATGAATCACTGCAGTTTAACTCCTCCCTCCAGAAAATTCACCACGGCATGGATGACCTCATTGGAGGCGGGCACAGTATTCTGGCGGGACTGAGGGCCCAGAGACTGACCTTGAAG GGGACCCAGAAGAAGATCCTTGACATCGCCACCATGCTTGGCCTGTCCAACACGGTGATGCGGCTCATCGAGAAGCGGGCCTTCCAGGACAAGTACTTCATGATCGCTGGGATGCTGCTCACCTGTGTGGTCATGTTCCTCGTGGTGCAGTACCTGACCTGA
- the GOSR2 gene encoding Golgi SNAP receptor complex member 2 isoform X2, with protein sequence MEPLYQQTHKHVHEIQSHMGRLETADKQSLHLVENEIQASIDQIFSQLERLEILSSKEPPHKRQNAKLRVDQLKYDVQHLQTALRNFQHRRYAREQQERQREELLSRTFTTNGTQKKILDIATMLGLSNTVMRLIEKRAFQDKYFMIAGMLLTCVVMFLVVQYLT encoded by the exons ATGGAGCCGCTGTACCAGCAAACGCACAA GCATGTCCATGAAATCCAGTCTCACATGGGACGCCTGGAGACGGCAGACAAGCAGTCTCTGCACT TAGTAGAAAATGAAATCCAAGCAAGCATAGACCAGATATTCAGCCAACTAGAGCGTCTGGAGATTTTGTCCAGCAAGGAGCCCCCCCACAAAAGACAGAATGCCAAACT CCGTGTCGACCAGTTAAAGTACGACGTCCAGCACCTGCAGACTGCTCTTCGAAACTTCCAGCACCGGCGGTATGCACGTGAGCAGCAGGAGAGACAGCGAGAGGAGCTTCTATCTCGCACCTTCACCACGAAC GGGACCCAGAAGAAGATCCTTGACATCGCCACCATGCTTGGCCTGTCCAACACGGTGATGCGGCTCATCGAGAAGCGGGCCTTCCAGGACAAGTACTTCATGATCGCTGGGATGCTGCTCACCTGTGTGGTCATGTTCCTCGTGGTGCAGTACCTGACCTGA